One Miscanthus floridulus cultivar M001 chromosome 11, ASM1932011v1, whole genome shotgun sequence DNA window includes the following coding sequences:
- the LOC136494086 gene encoding NAC domain-containing protein 7-like, which produces MEAFTHVPPGFRFHPTDEELVDYYLRKKVALKKIDMDVIKDVDLYKIEPWDLQEKCRIGAEEQNEWYFFSHKDKKYPTGTRTNRATTAGFWKATGRDKPIYVKNCLVGMRKTLVFYKGRAPNGQKSDWIMHEYRLETNENGIPHEEGWVVCRVFRKRLATVQRMVGDSPYWFNDHTGFMAPELGSPRQATHLQQSAMMYHRHQSSYSYPCKVELEYHHLLPQEHFLQQLPQLESPKLPDLIGQVDTTLQPCGLTQDHGATRYTVQELQAEPLYLTAGDASGTDWRALDKFVASQLSNGDTTPKESVSYSNPTQVFQQSEEKEEPLDYVSTSASCGGDNDLWNSA; this is translated from the exons atggaggcTTTCACACATGTTCCTCCCGGCTTTCGTTTCCACCCTACCGATGAAGAACTCGTTGATTACTACCTTAGGAAAAAGGTAGCACTGAAGAAGATAGACATGGATGTTATAAAAGATGTGGATTTGTACAAAATTGAGCCTTGGGATCTGCAAG AAAAGTGCAGGATTGGAGCTGAAGAGCAAAACGAGTGGTACTTCTTCAGCCACAAGGACAAGAAGTACCCAACCGGCACTCGCACCAACAGAGCAACGACGGCCGGTTTCTGGAAGGCCACAGGGAGAGACAAGCCGATCTATGTGAAGAACTGCCTCGTAGGGATGAGGAAGACACTAGTTTTCTACAAAGGCCGGGCGCCCAATGGACAGAAGTCAGATTGGATCATGCACGAGTATCGCCTGGAGACCAACGAAAATGGAATTCCACAC GAAGAAGGATGGGTTGTCTGCAGGGTGTTCAGGAAGCGACTCGCGACTGTCCAAAGAATGGTTGGGGACTCCCCTTACTGGTTCAACGACCACACGGGGTTCATGGCGCCGGAGCTTGGCTCGCCGAGGCAGGCGACGCACCTCCAGCAGAGCGCCATGATGTACCACAGGCACCAGAGCAGCTACAGCTACCCTTGCAAGGTGGAGCTGGAGTACCACCACCTCCTTCCCCAGGAGCACTTCCTGCAGCAGCTCCCTCAGCTGGAGAGCCCCAAGCTCCCTGACCTTATTGGCCAAGTAGACACTACTCTCCAGCCATGTGGCCTTACGCAGGACCATGGTGCCACTCGATACACCGTGCAGGAGCTCCAGGCCGAGCCTCTCTATCTGACAGCTGGGGATGCGTCAGGCACAGATTGGCGAGCTCTCGACAAGTTCGTGGCGTCCCAGCTCAGCAACGGCGACACCACTCCTAAGGAGTCAGTTAGCTACTCCAATCCAACACAAGTGTTTCAGCAGTCTGAGGAGAAAGAAGAGCCATTGGACTACGTGTCAACGTCAGCTTCCTGTGGTGGGGACAATGATTTGTGGAATAGTGCATAA
- the LOC136492208 gene encoding uncharacterized protein, protein MAQPPNPKRSSLPLPDWRSGLPEDLLESIRQRLASGHDAASFRSAYSPWHAAIPFDPDSDRVGFYCVPEKKVLSKTLPDVRGKVACGSSYGWLVLMDEAASVTLLNPFVGARAPRVELPPAGEHIAVASSSEFMYTVHGRWVLHPTNGYGDADAVGRVIKLEDMRDVFFREIVLSAPPDVAGRECVAMAMLGCSTEVAFCRVGVDSAWTLLDTKLEFSVGSIVTVKTSS, encoded by the coding sequence atggctcagcctcccaatcccaagagaagctccctacctctccctgactggagatctggcctgccagaggatctcctcgagtccatcaggcagcgtctcgcgtcaggccacgacgcggcgtccttccgatccgcttACTCCCCATGGCACGCCGCCATCCCGTTCGACCCCGACTcggaccgcgtcggcttctactgtgttccggagaagaaggtcttgtctaagacgctgcccgacgtgcgcggcaaggtggcATGCGGCTCCTCGTATGGGTGGCTAGTGCTCATGGACGAGGCGGCATCCGTGACGCTGTTGAATCCATTCGTCGGTGCCCGtgccccccgcgttgagctcccgccagcagGCGAACACATCGCGGTGGCGTCCTCATCGGAATTCATGTATACGGTCCAcggccggtgggtcctccatcctaCCAATGGCTACGGGGACGCGGATGCCGTAGGCAGAgtcatcaagctagaagacatgagggacgtgttcttccgtgagatcgtgctctcaGCGCCGCCTGACGTCGCCGGCCgtgagtgcgtggccatggccatgcttgggtgctccacggaggtcgcgttctgccgggttggagtcgacagcgcatggacgctgctcgacaccaaactggagttctccgtggggtccatcgtcACTGTCAAGACAAGTTCTTAG